In one Halofilum ochraceum genomic region, the following are encoded:
- a CDS encoding lysophospholipid acyltransferase family protein has translation MSTARRKRGSRKPHHASGAALALPRWWPSWLGIGLLWVIGHLPLRIQRPIGRGIGLLLYALSRERRRVTRINFRLCFPELDDRERERLVRAHFAMLGESVFEMAYGWWGPARRLQRLGAIVGREHLDAALARGRGVILLQGHFLTTDIAGQILGMEVAFTATYAPPKNPVMRAMTERVRGRFIQRQIHHAEVRTILRALADNEIVWHGPDQVAKHGAGIQARFFGQPAQTNTATAKLARISGAAVVPYHPVRLPDGRYELRLEPPLAEFPGKDIEAATQRVNDTIEAHVRAAPEQYLWSHRRFKPVRKGDPSPYR, from the coding sequence GTGAGCACCGCCAGGCGTAAACGCGGCTCCCGCAAGCCACACCACGCGAGCGGCGCGGCCCTGGCCTTGCCACGCTGGTGGCCAAGCTGGCTGGGCATCGGCCTGCTGTGGGTCATCGGCCATTTGCCGCTGCGGATCCAGCGGCCGATCGGGCGCGGTATCGGTCTCCTGCTCTATGCGCTGTCCCGGGAGCGTCGACGGGTTACGCGGATCAATTTCCGACTCTGCTTCCCGGAACTCGATGATCGGGAGCGCGAGCGCCTGGTCCGGGCCCATTTCGCGATGCTCGGCGAGAGCGTGTTCGAGATGGCCTACGGCTGGTGGGGTCCGGCCCGCCGCCTGCAACGCCTCGGCGCCATCGTCGGGCGGGAACACCTGGATGCCGCGCTCGCACGCGGCCGGGGCGTCATCCTGCTGCAGGGGCACTTCCTGACCACGGACATCGCCGGACAGATCCTCGGCATGGAGGTCGCATTCACGGCGACCTACGCACCGCCCAAAAACCCGGTCATGCGCGCCATGACCGAGCGCGTGCGCGGGCGCTTCATCCAACGCCAGATCCACCATGCCGAAGTCCGGACGATCCTGCGCGCACTGGCCGACAACGAGATCGTCTGGCACGGCCCCGATCAGGTCGCGAAGCATGGGGCCGGGATCCAGGCCCGATTCTTCGGGCAACCGGCCCAGACCAACACGGCGACGGCGAAACTGGCCCGGATCAGCGGTGCCGCGGTGGTGCCGTATCACCCGGTGCGACTGCCGGACGGCCGCTACGAACTGCGGCTCGAGCCACCATTGGCCGAATTCCCCGGCAAGGATATCGAGGCGGCGACACAACGGGTCAATGACACCATCGAGGCCCATGTCCGCGCCGCGCCCGAGCAGTACCTGTGGTCCCACCGCCGCTTTAAGCCGGTGCGCAAGGGCGACCCGAGTCCGTACCGATGA
- a CDS encoding isochorismatase family protein, whose translation MTRPMLLDAEDSVLLIVDMQTRLGAAMPADAWADTRATAVLLARAADILDLPVIVTRQYPKGLGDTVPEVATVLPDASVTVDKTAFSSADADGVRDALDMTGRNQVVVCGMEAHVCVLQTAARLDALGYTPFVVSDGVCSRSPTHRDNALGRLGHGGITVTNRESCLFEWLRDARHEHFRAVTSLIQ comes from the coding sequence ATGACACGCCCCATGCTGCTCGATGCCGAGGATTCGGTCCTGCTGATCGTGGACATGCAGACCCGCCTCGGGGCCGCCATGCCCGCCGACGCCTGGGCCGACACCCGGGCGACGGCCGTGCTGCTGGCCCGGGCCGCGGACATCCTCGACCTCCCCGTTATCGTCACTCGCCAGTACCCCAAAGGCCTGGGCGACACCGTCCCGGAGGTCGCCACGGTGTTGCCCGACGCGAGCGTGACGGTCGACAAGACGGCCTTCTCTTCGGCTGACGCGGACGGCGTGCGCGACGCCCTGGACATGACGGGGCGGAATCAGGTGGTCGTGTGCGGCATGGAGGCCCATGTCTGCGTCCTGCAGACGGCCGCCCGGCTCGACGCACTGGGGTACACGCCCTTCGTGGTCTCCGACGGTGTCTGCTCACGCTCGCCGACCCATCGCGACAACGCGCTCGGGCGACTCGGTCATGGCGGCATTACGGTCACCAACCGCGAGTCCTGCCTGTTCGAGTGGCTGCGCGATGCACGCCATGAACATTTCCGGGCCGTCACCTCGCTGATCCAGTGA
- a CDS encoding TolC family outer membrane protein, translated as MFFDRPLRTTACAVALGLLPATALHAADLVSIYEMALRNDPTFAAAESEYEAELEARPQARAALLPQINASAGYSDNTEDSGRVESDYTREQYQIELRQPLFDWAAFAGLDRADARIGRAEANLAAAKQDLILRVSEAYFEVLSARDGVRFARAEKEAIARQLEQAQQRFEVGLIPITDVKSAQASYDLAVSREIEAENALQNAREALRTVIDRPPGRLDIVSDDLPLTRPEPNNVEAWVERALEQNPNFLAARANAEVAREDIQQARAGHYPEVDLYARRSDSDSSVDGVGSQGQSLDSTTDSIGVELSWNLFAGGATSSRTDQSRSLFQAAQSRMVEARRGASQSTRDAFRGLSSAISQVEALAQAVESNEAAVEAERAGFRVGTRTAVDVLSALRDLYGAQRDYADARYNYILNRLRLKQAAGTLTVEDVRAVNAWLQEAEEGDNAG; from the coding sequence ATGTTTTTTGATCGCCCTCTGCGAACCACCGCCTGCGCGGTCGCGCTCGGCCTGTTGCCGGCCACGGCGCTGCACGCGGCAGACCTCGTCTCCATCTACGAAATGGCGTTGCGCAACGACCCCACGTTCGCCGCCGCCGAATCCGAATACGAAGCCGAGCTGGAGGCCCGGCCCCAGGCCCGCGCGGCACTGCTGCCACAGATCAACGCCTCGGCCGGGTATTCCGACAACACCGAAGACAGCGGCCGGGTGGAGAGTGATTACACCCGCGAGCAGTACCAGATCGAGCTGCGCCAGCCGCTGTTCGACTGGGCGGCGTTCGCGGGACTGGATCGGGCCGATGCCCGGATCGGACGGGCCGAGGCGAATCTGGCCGCGGCGAAACAGGACCTGATCCTGCGGGTATCCGAGGCCTATTTCGAGGTGCTGAGCGCGCGCGACGGTGTCCGCTTCGCCAGAGCGGAGAAGGAAGCGATCGCACGCCAGCTCGAACAGGCTCAGCAGCGCTTCGAAGTGGGCCTGATCCCGATCACCGACGTGAAATCCGCGCAGGCCAGTTACGATCTGGCGGTCTCGCGGGAGATCGAGGCGGAGAACGCGCTCCAGAACGCCCGCGAGGCACTGCGCACGGTGATCGACCGCCCGCCCGGCCGGCTGGATATCGTTTCGGATGACCTGCCGCTGACCCGCCCGGAACCGAACAATGTCGAGGCCTGGGTCGAGCGCGCACTCGAGCAGAACCCGAATTTTCTGGCAGCCCGGGCCAACGCCGAGGTCGCGCGTGAGGATATTCAGCAGGCCCGCGCGGGGCATTATCCGGAGGTCGATCTCTACGCCCGGCGCAGTGACTCCGATTCCTCCGTGGATGGTGTGGGATCGCAGGGGCAGTCGCTGGATTCGACCACCGACTCGATCGGCGTGGAACTGAGCTGGAATCTGTTTGCCGGCGGCGCGACCAGCTCGCGGACCGATCAGTCGCGCTCGCTGTTCCAGGCCGCGCAATCGCGCATGGTCGAGGCGCGCCGCGGGGCGAGTCAGAGCACACGCGACGCATTCCGCGGCCTCTCCTCGGCCATCAGCCAGGTGGAGGCCCTCGCGCAGGCGGTGGAATCGAATGAGGCGGCGGTCGAGGCCGAGCGCGCCGGCTTCCGGGTCGGTACGCGCACGGCGGTCGACGTCCTCTCGGCCCTGCGCGATCTCTACGGCGCCCAACGCGATTATGCCGACGCGCGGTACAATTACATCCTCAACCGGCTGCGGCTGAAACAGGCCGCCGGCACGCTGACGGTGGAGGACGTGCGGGCGGTGAACGCCTGGCTTCAGGAGGCCGAGGAAGGCGACAACGCAGGCTGA